In the genome of Triticum urartu cultivar G1812 chromosome 5, Tu2.1, whole genome shotgun sequence, one region contains:
- the LOC125506981 gene encoding protein FERTILITY RESTORER RF2, mitochondrial-like: protein MVAMSTLAAGSLPGTVVPNGLLTRRFQGSQFQKTQVNCISFEREVSTKATLRSVKCSAQTQSVQRKSSTATVKRSDPKGKVQGPKLDDGSGGFPPFRFGKGGGGGGGGGGGNSYFGGFLLFTIVLLLDYLKEFEKYLLARKHRAGDDDDAGYDTSGGMLGQSP, encoded by the exons ATGGTGGCCATGTCAACGCTTGCCGCTGGATCGTTGCCGGGAACTGTGGTCCCCAATGGTCTTTTAACAAGGAGGTTTCAAG GTTCACAATTTCAGAAAACTCAAGTTAACTGCATCTCATTTGAACGGGAAGTTTCTACTAAAGCAACACTGAGG AGTGTAAAATGCAGTGCTCAAACCCAAAGTGTTCAGCGCAAATCTTCAACCGCGACTGTCAAACGATCTGACCCCAAAG GAAAGGTTCAAGGACCTAAGTTGGACGATGGAAGCGGTGGGTTCCCTCCGTTCCGTTTCGGCAAAGGAGgcggcggaggtggaggcggtggggGTGGTAACAGCTACTTTGGCGGGTTCCTCCTCTTCACTATCGTGCTGCTCCTGGATTACCTCAAGGAGTTTGAGAAGTACCTGCTCGCTCGAAAGCATCGTGCCGGAGACGACGATGACGCGGGCTACGACACGAGCGGCGGGATGCTAGGACAATCACCATGA
- the LOC125506980 gene encoding E3 ubiquitin-protein ligase RSL1, giving the protein MEERLYDAGDGSAGNPSAEDAAGNPRGEDVAANSRGEDDFRSCCGDEEEWEDTEESFMAGVSEAELGETSVRLFFKGVSSSDVDGKKLSGIGVVMERTPGVPLHRVQKKLDFYVDELVAEHLALMDGLLVALQKGIRKIFAFTNSEKLYFQIAEAEILEDQLLVALGHRILELVEKLEDFDLILLPSFELERPLKLAKEAIGIVYVSPYEVATCPLCCEERRGSHMIKVGCSHKFCYSCLIVYVEGRLHASKLPIRCPQLRCKYHISAGECKSFLPVSSYESLERAFAVGGSTYDMEGFYCPYPNCSVSLDLSQHFSRASSSSQSDLNCIECPECHRDICINCGVPWHIMMGCDEYQSLPVEEGGAGDLSLHRLAQNNSWRRCQRCRRMIELTQGCFHMTCWCGHEFCYSCGAEYNNGVQACQCVFWDEDNAEPSAAQSCQASEIWAWDTFDCMPTAADGYSEQERAQLALIQRFLAGGFSLSGDHHHLSQQSSPPRCAADSYIVDTMKDLHQLPWLERFVSVMSDTYNDDYIQ; this is encoded by the exons ATGGAGGAGAGGCTGTATGATGCCGGCGATGGCTCCGCTGGCAATCCGAGCGCTGAGGATGCCGCTGGCAATCCGAGAGGTGAGGATGTCGCTGCCAACTCGAGAGGCGAGGACGACTTCAGGAGCTGCTGTGGGGACGAGGAGGAGTGGGAGGACACGGAGGAGTCCTTCATGGCCGGCGTCTCCGAAGCGGAGCTCGGCGAGACTTCAGTGCGGCTCTTCTTCAAGGGTGTGTCGAGCTCGGACGTGGATGGGAAGAAGCTGTCCGGGATCGGTGTGGTGATGGAGAGGACACCTGGGGTGCCTCTTCACAGGGTGCAGAAGAAGCTGGATTTCTATGTGGATGAGCTGGTGGCTGAGCACTTGGCACTCATGGATGGCCTGTTGGTGGCATTGCAGAAGGGCATACGCAAGATCTTCGCCTTCACTAATTCAGAGAAGCTATACTTCCAG ATTGCAGAAGCTGAAATTCTTGAAGACCAGCTTTTGGTAGCTTTAGGACACAGGATTCTTGAACTGGTTGAGAAGCTGGAGGATTTTGATCTAATATTGCTTCCTAGCTTTGAACTTGAGAGGCCATTGAAGTTGGCCAAAGAAGCAATAGGCATCGTGTATGTATCTCCCTATGAGGTTGCTACCTGCCCGCTATGCTGCGAGGAAAGACGAGGTTCTCATATGATCAAGGTCGGCTGTTCCCACAAATTTTGCTACAGTTGCTTGATTGTGTATGTTGAAGGCAGGCTGCATGCCTCGAAGCTGCCTATTAGATGCCCACAGTTAAGGTGTAAATATCATATTTCGGCTGGTGAGTGTAAATCATTCCTTCCGGTGAGCAGCTATGAGTCCCTGGAGAGGGCTTTCGCGGTGGGCGGCAGCACCTATGACATGGAGGGGTTCTATTGCCCCTATCCAAACTGTTCGGTTTCGTTAGACCTCAGTCAGCACTTCTCCAGGGCAAGCTCGTCCAGTCAGTCGGACCTCAATTGCATCGAGTGCCCGGAATGCCACAGAGATATCTGTATCAACTGTGGAGTGCCATGGCACATCATGATGGGGTGTGATGAGTACCAGAGCCTGCCTGTCGAGGAAGGAGGTGCAGGGGACCTATCTTTGCATCGGCTAGCACAAAACAATAGTTGGAGGCGATGTCAGAGATGTCGACGGATGATTGAACTAACGCAGGGCTGCTTCCACATGACTTGCTG GTGTGGCCATGAGTTCTGCTACTCCTGTGGCGCCGAGTACAACAACGGCGTACAGGCATGCCAGTGCGTATTCTGGGACGAAGACAACGCTGAGCCCTCGGCGGCGCAGTCCTGCCAGGCATCTGAGATCTGGGCGTGGGACACCTTCGACTGCATGCCCACGGCCGCCGACGGCTACTCGGAGCAGGAGCGGGCGCAGCTGGCGCTCATCCAGCGGTTCCTGGCGGGGGGTTTCAGCCTGagcggcgaccaccaccacctgAGCCAGCAGTCGTCGCCGCCCCGCTGCGCGGCGGACTCGTACATCGTCGACACCATGAAGGACCTCCACCAGCTGCCGTGGCTCGAGCGGTTCGTGTCGGTGATGAGCGACACCTACAACGACGACTACATCCAGTGA
- the LOC125506982 gene encoding ras-related protein Rab5A, which yields MAANAGAGAGGSKIRNAKLVLLGDVGTGKSSLVLRFVKGQFVEFQESTIGAAFFSQTLAVNDETVKFEIWDTAGQERYHSLAPMYYRGAAAAIVVYDITNAASFTRAKKWVQELQAQGNPNTVMALAGNKADMLEARQVPVEEATTYAQENGLFFIETSAKTAINVNDVFYELAKRLLAGQQAQNPQAGMVLSQRPAERMVSSTSCCSS from the exons ATGGCGGCCaacgccggcgccggcgccggtggCAGCAAGATCCGCAACGCCAAGCTG GTTCTTCTGGGGGATGTCGGCACCGGCAAGTCCAGCCTGGTGCTCCGGTTCGTCAAGGGCCAGTTCGTCGAGTTCCAG GAATCGACCATCGGCGCGGCCTTCTTCTCGCAGACCCTGGCGGTCAACGATGAGACGGTCAAGTTCGAAATCTGGGAcacggccggccaggagaggtaCCACAGCCTGGCGCCCATGTACTACCGCGGCGCCGCGGCCGCGATCGTCGTCTACGACATCACCAACGCG GCCTCTTTTACACGTGCAAAGAAATGGGTTCAAGAACTTCAAGCACAAG GGAATCCAAACACAGTAATGGCTCTTGCTGGGAACAAGGCTGATATGTTGGAGGCAAGGCAGGTGCCAGTGGAA GAAGCGACGACTTACGCACAAGAGAATGGGCTCTTCTTCATTGAAACGTCTGCCAAAACAGCCATCAATGTGAATGACGTATTCTATGAGCTCG CAAAGAGACTGCTCGCGGGGCAGCAGGCGCAGAACCCGCAGGCGGGGATGGTGCTCTCACAGAGACCGGCCGAGAGGATGGTGAGCAGCACATCGTGCTGCTCATCATAG